ttcttGGTCTGTGTTGCAAGGGTGTTTCTGCTGTCTTTGGTGATGCTGAGCTAGAGAGTGAGTAACATTAGCAAGGTTTTGAACTCTACGATGATTGCCTGTGGAATTTGTGCGGTCAGTCTAGTTCCCAAAGGACCACTGGTGCCCGTGGAATAGCAAAGATTGCTATGTCTTCCCAACACTAGGTTCCAGTGTTAAAAGGACCTTGATTAAAATGAGGAGCATTCATTTGAAGATGCTTCGTTAATTAAACATGCGTTGCATTAAGCACAGTCCTAGTTCTGTGATGTAACTTCCGGACTGAAGGAGAGATATTTGGGATGGCAGCAAAGCAAGTGCAGTGGTCAATCTCTTGTGTTtttcagttagaacatagaacactacagcgcagtacgggcccttcggccctcgatgttgcgccgacctgtgaaaccatctgaagcctatctgacctacactattccattttcatccatatgtctatccagtgaccacttaaatgcccttaaagttggcgagtctactactgttgcaggcagggcgttccacacccctactactctctgagtaaagaaactgcctctgacatctgtcctatatctaccacccctcaatttaaagctatgtcccctcgtgttggccatcaccatccgaggaaaaagactctcactgtccaccctatctaaccctctgactatcttatatgactctattaagtcacctctcagccttctcctctctaacgaaaacaacctcaattccctgagcctttcctcgtaagaccttccctccataccaggcaacatcctagtaaatctcctctgaaccctttccaaagcttccacatccttcctataatgtggtgaccagaactgcacgcagtactccaggtgtggccacaccagagttatgtacagctgcagcatgaccttgtggttccgaaactcaatccccctgcttataaaggctagcacaccatatgccttcttaacagccctattaacctgggtggcaactttcagggatttatgtacctggatgccgagatctctctgttcatctacactaccaagaatcttgccattagcccagtactctgcattcctgttactccttccaaagtgaaccacctctcacttttccgcattaaactccatctgccacctctcagcccagctctgcagcttatctatgtccctctgtatcctataacatccttcagcactatccacaactccaccgaccttgtcTCTCATTCTGTGTCTCGTGTGAACCATCCAATTTTACGGCTGTACAGGGCTGAAACTGTATTTAAAACAGCAAGTTGACATTGACTCAAATTAACCTGAGTTATGGAAATATTTACTTGTCTGAATTTGATGACGAGAAGATCAGGGAAAGCACTGGGTGTTAAAAGTGAAGCCGTTTTTAGATCCATTACTAAACTGCCAATCCTGCTAGTTTGGGGTATCCAAAGTGCAACCTATTGGCCAAACCTCATCTATAAAACCTCTGAAATAATTTCTGTTGGATCGATTCAATTTGTGCCCGATTCAGGTCAGTCAACCAGAAGACACGGGTTTAAGTTCATTCTCAACAAAAAAAGAGGTAGATGTTGAGTATTTTTAAAATCGTAGCCAACTATTATGATCTGGAATGACTAGTCTAAAAAAGGGTGATGAAGATGACCCCTTTAGGGTATCAATAATACTCAAAAAGGAAATTTGTGGGGCTACAGGTGAAATAAAGAACTGtggagtggaactaattggatagttATTTTAAAGATCAGGCACTATGGGCTGAGTCGCCTCCTGTGATTCTGTGTAAGTATTATAAACTGTGCACTGTTCTTTTTCTTTCCTCACTTGTTTATTGTTTCATCCTTTCAAGGAAGCCGGAGATTCTGCAGGCCCTCACGGCATTGTTAGATGCTGTCCAGCCAAGATGGCAGGAGATCCAAAGTTATGACGACCTCAACAATGCACACTTCACAAATAAACTCGGAATTTTCGCCATTGGTTACAATACGAGGTGGGTCGAGGACATCCGGTACCATTACGCAGAAATCAGCTCCCAGGCGCTGGTTGGAAAGAGACTGAAAGAATATTTAAATCCGGATAAGCCAGAGGGCAAAGTCATAGCCATGAAGCGTCAAAAGATGAACTGGAAGAAAGTCTATTACAAGCTTTTTGAGATCACTAAAAGCGAGGCGCGCTGTCTCGAGCTGCACTTTGCTTTCGAATGGATACCCATCGCACTTTCCCGAGCGGCTGGCGACAACGCTATACAGTATTTGCTTCCGGGCGGGATCCCGGACACCAATGGTCTCTACGTGATTGGCTGTGAGGAAACAGAGGGTGAGGTTTTCTCCCCGCGGCGAGATTATGGGATACGGGTGCTCCCAAGGGTCTCTCTGCGGCGGGATTCTGGTGGCGCCACCGCAGGACCGTCTCTCTTGGAGAATGAACTTGTCGACTGCGGTGAGATGAAGTCAAAAATCCGCTACTGTTACTTGGGCATAGCGGAGGAGACAACCATTCGCCAGTGTATACTGCAACACTTTCAACCACCTGTCAAGATGCTGAGCATAGAGACATGTACCATCAATAGCTTCCTCTCTGAAAACTGTCGGGCGGGAGCCATCTCCAGATCTATTTACATCAAATTTATAGAAGTAGAAAAGGAGTCTCTCTCTGCCGGCTGCGTGCTTGAGTGTTTGGAAAAAGCCATGGGGTATTCTTTACGATTCACAAAGTAAATCTCAACAGTAGCGCACGTATTCAATTGTGATGTGCAAAGAGTTCTGCCTGGTCACATTTAGAGCTGTAATAATGTCAGGGTTTTGATTTTGGAGCTTCCCACACTGTACTAAGGATTTTGATGCTGTAGTGGCTGAAGAAGGGGATTGGGTGGAACAAAATTGAAGGTTCAAGACTGCAAGTGGAATTGATTTGGAAGCAAAAGGCAGGAGCTGAAATCATGGAGGAAATAGTTTGCAGTTACTCGGGTTCTATGGAAGAAAGGTTTGACTCTAGAAAGTGAATGGTGGAGCCTTGGTACCTTAACGGCTTTAACGGTCTAATGTCTTGGTTACAGCCCTATTAATGTACGTTGCACTGTACAATCCTATCACCTACCAGTTTACCATCTAGGACATGAATGCAAGCTGTGAGAGCACCTACCTGTCACACTGGTCTGGTAGTATATTGAGAAGCATGTGGTCTTAGTGCTGCCCAGCACTTCAAAATCCACCTGCCACTCCTGTGGTGACTTCATCAGGTTACGAACTGATAAGCCGAGTAGCAAATGTGCATTTCGATTGGAAGTGGGGAAAGAAAAGAGGGTGGGAAAGCAGAAATTGAAATGGGGCCTCAATCTGCTGCATGCATGACTTATCGACCGAAGTTAGCAAAGACCCGATGGTCTGAGTGGATGCTTCCGTGTTGTTCGGGTGGTTGCTCGGAAGTAGCCTTGAGAGGCCAACGAGTCAAATCAAACCTCCTATGGCAATCTATTTATAACCTTCCCGTTATCAGAAACACAGTTCCATGAACCTCATTTTGTGTTGGATCATGTCCCAGCGCCAACATGCACAGCTGTGATTGTCCTGGCACTTTTAATGATGTGCACAGTGCCTTGAAACTATCCCAGAGTTTAATTCCAGCATGTGCTAAACAATTGTGTGGAAAATGCAGTGAAATTAGATGGCTGGAAGTAAATATGTGTGAAGGAGTAGAGCCAGGAAGACATCAGAATCCTTAATGAGGAGAACCTTGGTGCAAACTATTCTATTGGGCTTCCTAAATATAATGATGGCAGTGACTAAAGTAACTAGATGTCCTCCACTGGCCATTTCTACATGGAGCTTTTAAAATGAATAGTGCACTTCTACATGAACAGATCTCTGATACAATCTATTAACTTTATACACGAGTGTAAGTAACGTCCGGGAATGGGATTCAAAGCAAAGCTTCCCAGAATGATTTGTATCTTGAAGTAATTTTCTTCTTCTAAAACAACCCTAAACGGATCTCATCTACTTGTTACAGTTTTCTTTTCATTGCAAAATGAGTGCTATCAATTGACGATTAAAATTAAGGTACTGTGTTAGGAGCAAACAGCTTTGCGCCTACGGCCAAAGCGGTCCTTTGTGACTAGTTAAATCTTAACAACCCACTGCTCTGACTGTGCATTTGTGGCTTTGCACAACAGTGTAACCCAGTTTAGGTGCATTGCACCCACTGTACATGTGCGACTGAGATTTTGGGGACTAGGGCTTTGTGTGTTGCTGTGCACCATGGATTAAACCTTCTGTGATTCATTATCTGTTGAGTTACGTGGGGAGCACCTTTTAATCAGTGTAGATTACAGTACAAGTTAACTGCCAAGGTTTTCCCTATGCAAACTGTATCCAGTGGAATCCATTCTATATTCTAATCATTTTCATTATTCCTCCTTCAACATTTAGTGCCTGCATTAGGTTTTATCTTTTGTGGTGGTTTCAAAGTTTGAGATACAATGAGGAAAGTTTTCCAAATGACTGAATAAGAAAATAGACCCACAGCCATCACACTAGATTCCCTTCGGACCATAGTTTTACTAGAGAAGCACTGCTCCCAAAAGTACCGCAGAATCTAACTCTGGCTTGTCAAATATATTGTCCCCCAACTTTGGAAATCAATATCTTTCTTGTAAAATCCTGTGGGAGGCTTCAAATTGGTCATTCAACAGATAGCACTATAGTACCTTAAATTCAGAAGCATACTGTTTACTGGATCATAACAGAGATGAGcctcaattggaaagaaaaaatgtTAACTTTAAAAAGCAGATCCAATAAAAGAGAAGTCCTGTCAACAATATTCACCTTgcagtttgttatcagcagataGGTGGAACTGCAGCAGCCAGAGCCTTTGACTTCCCACGGTTAAAAAATAATGTGCTTTCATCTTTACTAGTCTGCCATTTTTAAGGTGAAATCAGAGTACAGGTTTTACCAGTTGATTACTCTTCTGGAAACTGGAGCAGAACGAGAAAGGATTTGTTTCCCAGCCTATGCAGATTAAATAGGGAGATGGTAGATGCATTATGGCTAGACTCTATACCGACTGAAGGAAAAAGTCCATCGGGTTTCCTGTTACTTTTCAGCAGCAAATATGATGTTAGTATCAGTCTTGTCCTCATTGACAGTTGATAGCACATATCATTGAATGTGCTGCAATTACTGGCTCAGTTAGATTATGATGCATCCATCTTATTCCTGTCTATCACTCCTAATTTGGTCAAATAACTTTCTGTCGCTTACTGCCTGGGATTACAAGAAGAATGGTTACTTGGGTGGGATAACGAGGTTTATCAACAATGCAAACTCTGCTTCGAGTTGATCCCTTCAAAAGAGGAGGGAGAGAAGTGGGGCCATAGCAAAAATCAAAAGTATTTTTGGTTTGGACTGGTGTGTCAGTGATATTGAAGTTTTTGGGTGCACGTTTAAGCATGGGAGCAACTAAAATTTGGATTATTTAAAGCAAAAAACAAGCGATTTGTTTCTATACTGTTTTCCATGCTGTACTTTCTCTTTAAGGAGTCCAAAGTGGATCTTTCATTCCCTTCCTACCTGAAGTCAATTGCAGTGTATTTGCTCCATGATATTTGTTTGTCCATTCCTTTTACACAATCCTTGACTCACTTTGTGAGGTACTTTGAGTAATAATGCCATATTATAGCCAAAGTGCAGCCATTTTAATTTGCAATGCACTTAAGTTAAATTTCCCGTActggccaccccgaacaggcgccggaatgtggcgactaggggcttttcacagtaacttcattgaagcctacttgtgacaagcgattattaATGAGGAGCATCAAGCTCCTCTCCATCCTGGCACATTTAGTCACTCGGAGCATATTGACCCTTAATCACCTGAGCCCAAAGAAATCTCAGTTCATGCCAGTGTTTTTAGGAAATCAATAGAACTATCAGCCCTATCAAAGTTGACAGGGGGAGAGGTTGATAGGCGGGGTTGTACTAGTTAATTAAAGGAAGCAATCATCAGTGTTTGGGATGGTGCTTTTCACCGCTCACCATTCTCCATCAAATCCGGGATATTAATTGATGCATTGA
The DNA window shown above is from Scyliorhinus canicula chromosome 19, sScyCan1.1, whole genome shotgun sequence and carries:
- the LOC119953842 gene encoding myb/SANT-like DNA-binding domain-containing protein 2 isoform X3, whose product is MAAPSAADSPSRSWTSAAAEAPLEIAPPAWAELAGDPSAEPANPSWTSGPAENPAPSPSRPAACRGISWTPAETNALIAVWGDERLQDVLEGNLRNSHIFDRISQALREMGYERSANQCKERIKTLKRCYSRVKERGRGKRTCNYTFQQLEQVFGRVPVVWEPHAYQPVLIDSSGLYQDTKSDTINLDESREVQPTQLEDWGNQKPDLLIKQELLMNQKQELQTYQKQDLSTYQDADEDIEEMNFVKKKPAARHNSTENMQKPEILQALTALLDAVQPRWQEIQSYDDLNNAHFTNKLGIFAIGYNTRWVEDIRYHYAEISSQALVGKRLKEYLNPDKPEGKVIAMKRQKMNWKKVYYKLFEITKSEARCLELHFAFEWIPIALSRAAGDNAIQYLLPGGIPDTNGLYVIGCEETEGEVFSPRRDYGIRVLPRVSLRRDSGGATAGPSLLENELVDCGEMKSKIRYCYLGIAEETTIRQCILQHFQPPVKMLSIETCTINSFLSENCRAGAISRSIYIKFIEVEKESLSAGCVLECLEKAMGYSLRFTK
- the LOC119953842 gene encoding myb/SANT-like DNA-binding domain-containing protein 2 isoform X1 translates to MAAPSAADSPSRSWTSAAAEAPLEIAPPAWAELAGDPSAEPANPSWTSGPAENPAPSPSRPAACRGISWTPAETNALIAVWGDERLQDVLEGNLRNSHIFDRISQALREMGYERSANQCKERIKRKQELDYISGEIKTGSGNPQQTLKRCYSRVKERGRGKRTCNYTFQQLEQVFGRVPVVWEPHAYQPVLIDSSGLYQDTKSDTINLDESREVQPTQLEDWGNQKPDLLIKQELLMNQKQELQTYQKQDLSTYQDADEDIEEMNFVKKKPAARHNSTENMQKPEILQALTALLDAVQPRWQEIQSYDDLNNAHFTNKLGIFAIGYNTRWVEDIRYHYAEISSQALVGKRLKEYLNPDKPEGKVIAMKRQKMNWKKVYYKLFEITKSEARCLELHFAFEWIPIALSRAAGDNAIQYLLPGGIPDTNGLYVIGCEETEGEVFSPRRDYGIRVLPRVSLRRDSGGATAGPSLLENELVDCGEMKSKIRYCYLGIAEETTIRQCILQHFQPPVKMLSIETCTINSFLSENCRAGAISRSIYIKFIEVEKESLSAGCVLECLEKAMGYSLRFTK
- the LOC119953842 gene encoding myb/SANT-like DNA-binding domain-containing protein 2 isoform X2, which gives rise to MAAPSAADSPSRSWTSAAAEAPLEIAPPAWAELAGDPSAEPANPSWTSGPAENPAPSPSRPAACRGISWTPAETNALIAVWGDERLQDVLEGNLRNSHIFDRISQALREMGYERSANQCKERIKRKQELDYISGEIKTGSGNPQQTLKRCYSRVKERGRGKRTCNYTFQQLEQVFGRVPVVWEPHAYQPVLIDSSGLYQDTKSDTINLDESREVQPTQLEDWGNQKPDLLIKQELLMNQKQELQTYQKQDLSTYQDADEDIEMNFVKKKPAARHNSTENMQKPEILQALTALLDAVQPRWQEIQSYDDLNNAHFTNKLGIFAIGYNTRWVEDIRYHYAEISSQALVGKRLKEYLNPDKPEGKVIAMKRQKMNWKKVYYKLFEITKSEARCLELHFAFEWIPIALSRAAGDNAIQYLLPGGIPDTNGLYVIGCEETEGEVFSPRRDYGIRVLPRVSLRRDSGGATAGPSLLENELVDCGEMKSKIRYCYLGIAEETTIRQCILQHFQPPVKMLSIETCTINSFLSENCRAGAISRSIYIKFIEVEKESLSAGCVLECLEKAMGYSLRFTK